A genomic region of Persephonella marina EX-H1 contains the following coding sequences:
- the groES gene encoding co-chaperone GroES, giving the protein MAKIKPLYDRVVVKPAEEAEEKTPSGIIIPDTAKEKPSEGEVVAVGEGRLLENGEIAPLKVKVGDKVIYSKYAGNEFVVDGEELIVLREDDILAIVE; this is encoded by the coding sequence ATGGCAAAGATCAAACCCCTCTACGATAGAGTCGTTGTAAAACCAGCTGAAGAAGCTGAGGAAAAAACACCCTCAGGAATCATAATCCCTGATACAGCAAAGGAAAAACCATCAGAAGGAGAAGTTGTGGCTGTTGGTGAAGGAAGACTTCTTGAAAATGGTGAGATAGCACCATTAAAAGTCAAGGTTGGTGATAAAGTTATATACAGTAAGTATGCCGGAAATGAGTTTGTTGTTGATGGTGAGGAGCTTATCGTATTAAGAGAAGACGATATTCTCGCTATTGTAGAGTAA